The following are encoded together in the Cicer arietinum cultivar CDC Frontier isolate Library 1 chromosome 2, Cicar.CDCFrontier_v2.0, whole genome shotgun sequence genome:
- the LOC101511384 gene encoding zinc finger CCCH domain-containing protein 41: MELKASSPKPESVAPSDCVSDPEEKEVSDDDDDDRNHKHRRREDRSQSLERDVSDPVINRPFKKRNKFFGNRHPFRENESLSFETMRTYSDATIDKEFYPKFERRRPGMTSVPRTPFDMSQRLRPNQSFVGDPGAGRGRGRESGFWNQRESRFSSIDVASQMVQQGPIPAALYTGRGLPNISNAQNASWNTFGLIPAVPNGGLDMLHPMGLQALRQPINSSLNVNIPRQRCRDFEERGFCLRGDMCPMEHGVNRIVIEDVQSLSQFNLPVSLPSAHLNGAPAGSGSGSVHSVNASMNSKCKPGTISKSVVSDVGLPMDGAYPGCTSGADLYDPDQPLWNDNGLESSNALLNLQSSKIDDTEPISSDAPNSVFPVEATRTSVSLQSNSPSVWGRIGSSKNRFDTKEKTNPTMSSFHFPENQSKEDTDELVGSHSASSQGKQIIADDAIPRVPEASLKAQTDSMRNIRKPSQKALRTLFVNGIPHKSNRRETLLAHFKKFGEVIDIYIPTNSERAFVQFSKREEAEAALKAPDAVMGNRFIKLWWANRDSIRSDSTTATSGNGANATPRGQAPIFIPSYPVVTDKGKDIHQPDSTRTVLEVSSPSDQPKPVIADGSKVPPPLQRKLDNLEYLKEELRKKQEMLDQKRNEFRRQLNKLEKQATGLKGEVATEQAAKRPKTSMASDVAKLASPQSSDADIGMSSPHAESTVDKNKQLVNAVSQSPKPSTRLQEPTGLKQSIQPLVSVNRYKLDNRPTAFRIIPPLPVGLANVTALKEHFCPYGELSSVELEDVQVNDSSQQEARLNFTTRGAAEQAFIKGKCWKDHNLRFMWMTPTNSGNATVSRERSLSVPPSEPLDTDSHSEEKLENSVNHHESVVPDGEHKDSETKNGLELMETEPGEDQHCTTCQVSSAKQSPERNVC, from the exons ATGGAGCTGAAAGCTTCATCTCCAAAACCAGAGTCTGTTGCGCCATCTGATTGTGTCAGTGATCCTGAAGAAAAGGAAGTGAGTGACGACGATGACGATGATCGGAATCATAAACATCGGAGAAGGGAAGATCGATCTCAATCATTGGAGAGAGACGTTTCAGATCCAGTTATAAACAGGCCATTCAAAAAGCGTAACAAATTTTTTGGGAATCGCCATCCTTTCAGAGAAAATGAATCTCTTTCCTTTGAAACAATGAGAACTTACAGTGATGCTACCATAGATAAAGAGTTTTATCCCAAGTTTGAAAGAAGGCGCCCTGGGATGACTTCAGTTCCTCGAACACCTTTTGATATGAGTCAAAGACTACGGCCAAATCAATCATTTGTTGGAGATCCTGGTGCTGGTAGGGGAAGAGGCAGAGAATCTGGTTTTTGGAATCAACGTGAATCTAGATTCAGCTCAATTGATGTTGCCTCTCAAATGGTTCAACAGGGACCCATTCCTGCAGCCCTTTATACTGGACGTGGTTTACCAAATATATCAAATGCACAAAATGCATCTTGGAATACCTTCGGTTTAATTCCAGCAGTGCCCAATGGCGGCTTAGACATGCTTCATCCAATGGGTTTACAAGCGCTTAGACAACCTATTAATTCATCTTTAAATGTGAATATTCCTCGTCAAAGATGCAGAGATTTTGAGGAACGTGGATTCTGCCTTAGAGGGGACATGTGCCCTATGGAACATGGTGTTAATCGAATTGTCATTGAAGATGTTCAG AGTCTTTCACAGTTCAACCTTCCTGTTTCGCTTCCAAGTGCACACTTAAATGGAGCACCTGCTGGATCTGGATCTGGATCAGTACATTCAGTCAATGCTTCAATGAACAGTAAATGTAAACCTGGAACAATTTCCAAGTCTGTAGTCAGTGATGTTGGTTTGCCTATGGATGGTGCATATCCTGGTTGCACAAGTGGAGCTGATCTTTATGATCCAGATCAACCACTGTGGAATGATAATGGTCTGGAATCTTCAAATGCACTCCTAAATCTGCAGTCATCAAAGATTGATGATACCGAGCCTATATCTAGTGATGCTCCAAATAGTGTTTTCCCAGTTGAAGCTACCAGAACTTCTGTCAGTTTACAGAGTAATAGTCCATCTGTCTGGGGCAGAATTGGTAGTTCAAAAAATAGATTTGACACAAAAGAGAAAACTAACCCTACAATGAGTTCTTTTCATTTTCCTGAGAATCAATCCAAGGAAGATACTGATGAATTAGTAGGTTCTCACAGTGCTTCCTCTCAAGGTAAGCAAATCATAGCAGATGATGCTATCCCAAGAGTGCCGGAAGCATCTTTGAAGGCACAGACTGATAGTATGCGTAACATACGTAAACCATCACAGAAGGCATTGCGTACTCTATTTGTAAACGGGATACCTCATAAAAGTAACAGAAGGGAGACTCTTCTTGCTCATTTTAAGAAGTTTGGGGAGGTTATTGACATTTATATTCCAACAAACAGTGAACGAGCTTTTGTCCAATTTTCCAAGAGGGAAGAGGCTGAAGCTGCCTTGAAGGCACCCGACGCTGTAATGGGCAATCGTTTCATCAAGCTGTGGTGGGCTAATCGTGATAGCATTCGCAGTGATAGTACTACTGCTACAAGTGGTAATGGTGCAAATGCAACTCCCCGTGGGCAAGCACCCATTTTCATTCCATCTTATCCAGTAGTCACTGATAAGGGAAAAGATATCCATCAACCTGATTCTACAAGGACTGTATTAGAAGTGTCATCACCTTCTGACCAACCTAAGCCGGTCATTGCAGATGGTTCCAAGGTTCCACCTCCTTTGCAGAGGAAGCTTGATAACTTGGAGTATTTAAAGGAAGAACTGCGCAAGAAGCAGGAAATGCTGGACCAAAAGCGTAATGAATTCAGACGCCAGTTGAACAAGCTTGAGAAACAA GCTACAGGACTCAAGGGTGAAGTTGCTACTGAGCAAGCTGCCAAGAGACCTAAAACGAGCATGGCATCCGATGTTGCCAAACTGGCTTCTCCTCAATCGTCTGATGCTGATATTGGTATGTCATCTCCACATGCAGAGTCAACAGTGGATAAGAATAAACAGCTGGTTAATGCTGTTTCCCAAAGTCCTAAACCAAGTACGAGATTACAAGAACCTACAGGCTTGAAGCAGTCAATTCAACCATTAGTGTCTGTAAATAGATACAAACTGGATAATCGTCCGACTGCATTTAGAATCATCCCACCTTTGCCAGTCGGTCTAGCAAAT GTTACTGCTTTAAAGGAACACTTTTGCCCATATGGTGAACTTTCTTCTGTAGAGCTAGAAGATGTCCAAGTCAATGATAGTAGCCAACAAGAGGCGCGTCTAAACTTCACTACTCGTGGAGCAGCTGAACAGGCATTTATAAAAGGTAAATGCTGGAAAGACCATAACCTGAGATTCATGTGGATGACACCTACCAATTCTGGCAATGCCACTGTTAGTAGAGAACGTTCTCTATCTGTTCCTCCCAGCGAGCCCTTAGATACAGACAGCCATTCTGAAGAGAAATTGGAAAACTCTGTAAACCACCACGAATCAGTTGTGCCTGATGGTGAGCATAAAGATTCTGAAACTAAAAATGGTTTGGAGCTTATGGAAACTGAACCAGGTGAAGATCAACACTGTACCACCTGTCAAGTTTCTTCTGCAAAACAATCACCCGAGCGCAATGTCTGTTGA
- the LOC101511714 gene encoding uncharacterized protein: MNTTSFMDKQIMDLTHGGSSSIHNSTNDFVDLIKLRQQQQHEQHEEEEEEEEDSSTLNNNGGINNTDHILPSYDFQPIRSLPDSNSKKYSSLDSFEPAKVTVEKDRNTVDAAILLEIDRTMKRHMDNLHHVLEGVSARLTQLETRTHHLESSMDDLKVSVGNNHGITDGKLRLLENILQEVQTGVQDIKDKQDIVQAQLQLAKLQVSKTDQQSETQTSVISDPVQQVSSVSASAPLQSQQHLPSPINLPQSIPVGSPPNAPPQPPPQQGLQHPVQLPNQFSQIPIPTVPQRDPYLPPPVQSQEISNQQYQLALSQQPHPQPGVPPHQQYQQTPHPQYSQPAPHLPQLQPPHSSGNPPQLQSSLGHHLEEPSYVPSQNYPPNLRQPPSQPPSGHPPSQQFYGTPPQGYEPPASRPGASYSSGYGTLSAPAEPYRYGGSTQYGGKQPQLPTSSVASSGGSGYPQLPTARILPQAIPTASSVSGGSGSPGNGNRVSIDDVVDKVATMGFPRDHVRATVRKLTENGQSVDLNTVLDKLMNEGGEIQQQRGWFGR; encoded by the exons ATGAATACGACGTCGTTTATGGACAAACAAATAATGGATCTCACTCATGGAGGATCTTCTTCCATTCACAATTCCACCAACGACTTCGTCGACCTAATCAAGCTTcgtcaacaacaacaacatgaacaacatgaagaagaagaagaagaggaagaagattcGTCCACTCTCAACAACAATGGAGGAATCAATAATACCGATCACATCCTTCCAAGCTACGATTTCCAACCGATTCGTTCACTCCCTGATTCCAACTCCAAA AAATACAGTTCTCTGGATTCTTTTGAACCTGCAAAGGTGACTGTAGAAAAGGACCGGAACACTGTTGATGCAGCAATTTTGTTAGAGATTGACCGAACCATGAAGAGGCATATGGACAATTTGCATCATGTTTTGGAAGGTGTTAGTGCACGGTTAACACAACTAGAAACCAGAACTCACCATCTTGAGAGTTCTATGGATGATTTGAAGGTATCTGTCGGAAATAATCATGGAATTACTGATGGGAAATTGAGGCTGTTGGAGAATATTCTTCAAGAG GTGCAAACTGGGGTGCAAGATATCAAGGACAAGCAAGATATAGTGCAAGCTCAGCTGCAACTAGCAAAACTACAAGTTTCCAAGACAGATCAACAATCAGAAACTCAAACTAGTGTAATATCAGATCCTGTGCAGCAAGTTTCATCTGTATCTGCATCTGCTCCCCTTCAATCTCAGCAACATCTTCCTTCGCCTATTAATCTTCCACAATCCATTCCTGTCGGTTCTCCTCCTAATGCACCTCCTCAACCTCCTCCTCAACAGGGTTTGCAACATCCAGTTCAACTTCCAAATCAGTTCTCTCAGATTCCAATCCCAACTGTTCCTCAGAGAGATCCATACTTGCCACCTCCTGTTCAATCTCAGGAAATCTCAAATCAGCAATACCAACTGGCTTTATCTCAGCAGCCACATCCTCAACCAGGAGTGCCTCCGCATCAACAATATCAGCAGACTCCTCATCCTCAGTACTCTCAGCCTGCACCTCATCTACCTCAACTGCAGCCACCACATTCATCCGGAAATCCACCTCAACTGCAATCTTCACTAGGTCACCATCTAGAGGAACCATCTTATGTTCCTTCTCAGAATTATCCTCCCAATCTCCGCCAGCCACCATCTCAGCCACCCAGCGGACACCCACCTTCACAACAGTTCTATGGGACACCGCCCCAAGGCTATGAACCACCAGCGAGTAGACCTGGTGCAAGTTACTCTTCTGGATATGGTACATTATCCGCGCCTGCTGAGCCATATCGATATGGCGGATCAACTCAGTATGGTGGTAAACAACCACAGCTACCTACTTCTTCGGTGGCTTCCAGTGGCGGAAGTGGCTACCCACAGCTCCCAACTGCCCGCATACTCCCACAAGCAATACCTACTGCATCTTCAGTAAGTGGAGGTTCAGGTTCTCCTGGAAATGGCAACAGGGTTTCTATCGACGATGTAGTTGATAAAGTTGCTACTATGGGATTCCCTAGAGACCATGTGAGGGCAACAGTTCGGAAGCTGACAGAGAATGGTCAGTCAGTTGACTTAAATACAGTGCTGGATAAGCTTATGAATGAAGGTGGTGAAATCCAGCAACAAAGAGGTTGGTTTGGTCGGTAA
- the LOC101512031 gene encoding galactinol--sucrose galactosyltransferase codes for MSPPNPNKNSDHIMNTCSTPSFTLFESTLKVNGHVILTDVPKNITSKSNGSFLGFKTTEPKSRHVAPIGKLKNINFTSIFRFKVWWTTLWTGSNGKDLETETQFLMLQNSDSGRPYVLLLPIIEGPFRASLQPGENDNIEVCVESGSTLITESQYDAVVYLHASNDPFKLVKEAIKTVRAHLGTFKLLEEKTVPGIADKFGWCTWDAFYLKVHPQGIWEGVKGLTDGGCPPGFVLIDDGWQSIAHDDDPVNTIEGINRTAAGEQMPCRLINFEENYKFKEYKKGLDLGLGGFVKDLKNGFKSVEYVYVWHALCGYWGGVRPGVEGLPEAIVEKPKLTVGLETTMEDLAVDKIVNNGVGLVPPHLVDQMYEGIHSRLEEAGIDGVKVDVIHLLEMVCEKYGGRVELAKAYYKALTTSVRKHFNGNGVIASMEHCNDFMMLGTEAISLGRVGDDFWCTDPYGDPNGTYWLQGCHMVHCAYNSLWMGNFIQPDWDMFQSTHPCAAFHAASRAISGGPIYISDTVGNHNFDLLKSLALPDGTILRCQHYALPTKDCLFVDPLHDGKTMLKIWNLNKYTGVLGVFNCQGGGWFRDIRSNKCASEFSHLVSTKINIKDIEWSIGKSPISIEGVKLFALYFNQAKKLKLFSPHDTEEISLEPFNFELITISPVTLFPKKSFKFAPIGLVNMLNNGGAIQSFDFDEAQNLVEVGVRGSGEMRVYASKKPTNCRIDGNEVDFEYEEFMVVIQVPWPSSSKLSFVQYIF; via the exons ATGTCTCctccaaatccaaacaaaaactCCGACCACATCATGAACACTTGTTCTACTCCATCTTTCACCTTATTCGAGTCAACACTAAAAGTCAATGGCCACGTCATCCTCACCGATGTCCCCAAAAACATCACCAGCAAATCCAATGGTTCCTTCCTGGGCTTCAAAACCACCGAACCAAAAAGTCGCCACGTGGCACCCATtggaaaattaaaaaacataaacttCACAAGCATATTCCGGTTCAAAGTATGGTGGACCACTCTTTGGACCGGGTCAAATGGAAAAGACCTTGAAACCGAAACCCAATTTCTCATGCTCCAAAATTCGGATTCGGGTCGACCCTATGTTCTCTTACTCCCAATAATAGAAGGCCCATTCCGTGCTTCATTACAACCCGGAGAAAACGACAACATTGAAGTATGCGTGGAGAGTGGTTCAACTTTAATAACAGAATCTCAATACGACGCTGTCGTTTACCTTCACGCAAGTAACGATCCATTTAAACTAGTGAAAGAAGCGATCAAAACTGTGAGGGCCCACTTAGGAACATTCAAACTTCTAGAAGAAAAAACGGTTCCGGGAATAGCGGACAAGTTTGGATGGTGTACGTGGGACGCATTTTATCTTAAGGTACACCCTCAAGGAATTTGGGAAGGTGTGAAGGGTTTAACCGATGGTGGTTGTCCACCTGGCTTTGTTTTAATCGACGATGGTTGGCAATCTATTGCTCATGATGATGATCCGGTTAATACTATTGAAGGGATTAATCGGACGGCTGCAGGTGAACAAATGCCATGTAGGTTGATTAATTTTGAAgagaattataaatttaaggaATATAAAAAAGGTTTAGATTTAGGTTTAGGTGGATTTGTTAAGGACTTGAAAAATGGATTTAAGAGTGTTGAGTATGTGTATGTGTGGCATGCTTTGTGTGGTTATTGGGGTGGGGTTAGACCGGGTGTTGAGGGTTTACCTGAAGCTATTGTAGAGAAACCTAAATTGACCGTTGGATTAGAAACTACTATGGAAGATTTAGCTGTTGATAAGATTGTTAATAATGGTGTTGGATTGGTTCCTCCACATTTGGTTGATCAAATGTATGAAGGAATTCACTCTCGTTTGGAAGAGGCTGGAATTGATGGGGTCAAAGTTGATGTCATCCAT TTGCTAGAGATGGTGTGCGAAAAGTATGGAGGCAGAGTTGAATTGGCCAAAGCATATTACAAAGCTCTCACAACTTCAGTGAGAAAACATTTCAATGGCAATGGTGTGATTGCTAGCATGGAGCATTGCAACGATTTCATGATGCTTGGAACTGAAGCCATATCCCTTGGTCGTGTTG GTGATGATTTTTGGTGCACTGACCCATACGGTGATCCAAATGGAACATATTGGTTACAAGGTTGTCACATGGTGCATTGTGCATACAATAGTTTATGGATGGGAAACTTTATCCAACCAGATTGGGATATGTTCCAATCTACACACCCTTGTGCTGCTTTCCATGCAGCCTCTAGAGCCATATCTGGTGGTCCTATTTACATTAGTGACACTGTTGGAAATCACAATTTTGACCTTCTTAAGTCTCTAGCTTTGCCTGATGGTACTATTCTTAGATGTCAACATTATGCACTCCCAACTAAGGATTGTCTCTTTGTTGACCCTTTACATGATGGCAAAACAATGCTCAAAATATGGAACCTAAACAAG TACACTGGAGTTCTTGGTGTGTTTAACTGCCAAGGAGGAGGATGGTTTCGTGACATAAGATCAAACAAATGTGCTTCTGAGTTTTCTCATTTGGTATCAACCAAAATCAACATCAAAGACATTGAATGGAGCATTGGAAAAAGTCCAATTTCAATTGAAGGTGTAAAACTTTTTGCTTTATATTTCAACCAagcaaaaaaactcaaacttttCTCTCCACATGACACTGAAGAAATCTCTTTGGAACCATTTAATTTTGAGCTAATAACTATTTCACCTGTCACTTTATTTCCTAAAAAGTCCTTCAAGTTTGCTCCTATTGGTTTGGTTAATATGTTAAACAATGGAGGGGCAATTCAGTCATTTGACTTTGATGAGGCTCAAAATTTGGTTGAAGTTGGAGTTAGAGGTAGTGGTGAAATGAGAGTGTATGCATCAAAGAAACCAACAAATTGTAGAATTGATGGCAATGAAGTTGATTTTGAATATGAAGAGTTTATGGTTGTAATTCAAGTACCATGGCCTAGTTCTTCAAAATTGTCCTTTgttcaatatatattttga